In Opisthocomus hoazin isolate bOpiHoa1 chromosome 17, bOpiHoa1.hap1, whole genome shotgun sequence, one DNA window encodes the following:
- the TMEM39B gene encoding transmembrane protein 39B, which yields MAGGRRGPNRTSYCRNPLCEPGAAGGSGHSTSSSVTGVRSRTRSGSGTGLSSPPLAAQTVVPLRHCKIPELPVERSVLFELQLFFCHLVALFVHYINIYKTVWWYPPSHPPSHTSLNFHLIDFNVLTVTTIVLARRLIGAIVKEASQSGKVSLPRSVFLVITRFAVLTGTGWSLCRSIIHLFRTYSFLNLLFLCYPFGMYIPFLQLNCDLRKAGLFSQVANIGPRETGEVSSRGRDYLTVLKETWKQHTRQMYGMEAMPTHACCLSPDLIRNEVEYLKMDFNWRMKEVLVSSMLSAYYVAFVPVWFVKNTQYYDKRWSCELFLLVSISTSVILMQYLLPARYCDLLHKAAAHLGCWQKVDPALCSNVLQHQWTEECMWPQGVLVKHSKNVYKAVGHYNVAVPSDVSHFRFHFFFSKPLRILNILILLEGAVIFYQLYSLISSEKWHQTISLALILFSNYYAFFKLLRDRLVLGKAYSYSASRDSEQKLN from the exons ATGGCAGGGGGAAGGCGGGGCCCTAACCGTACGTCCTACTGCCGAAATCCCCTCTGTGAACCCGGGGCCGCTGGCGGCTCCGGCCATTCCACGAGTTCCTCCGTCACGGGTGTGCGCTCACGCACCAG GAGCGGTTCAGGTACAGGCCTTTCCAGCCCGCCTTTGGCAGCTCAGACAGTCGTCCCCCTCCGGCACTGTAAGATCCCAGAGCTGCCTGTGGAGAGGAGTGTGCTGTTTGAACTTCAGCTCTTCTTCTGTCACCTCGTTGCTCTGTTTGTCCACTACATCAACATCTACAAAACGGTGTGGTGGTACCCACCCTCGCACCCGCCTTCGCACACGTCGCTG AACTTTCATCTTATTGACTTCAACGTGCTGACAGTGACAACGATCGTCCTGGCACGCCGGCTGATCGGTGCTATCGTGAAGGAG GCTTCGCAGAGTGGCAAAGTCTCCCTGCCACGCTCCGTTTTCTTGGTGATCACTCGGTTTGCCGTTCTCACTGGCACAGGCTGGAGTTTGTGTCGATCAATAATTCACCTTTTCAGAACCTACTCTTTCCTTAACCTCCTGTTCCTGTGTTACCC GTTTGGCATGTACATTCCCTTCCTTCAGCTGAACTGTGACTTGCGGAAGgcgggtctcttctcccaggtggccAACATCGGTCCCAGGGAGACCGGCGAGGTGAGCTCCAGGGGCAGAGACTACCTGACCGTCCTGAAGGAGACCTGGAAGCAGCACACTCGACAGATGTACGGCATGGAGGCCATGCCCACGCACgcctgctgcctctccccagaTCTCATCCGCAACGAGGTGGAATACCTGAAAATGGACTTTAACTGGCGGATGAAAGAGGTGCTGGTGAGCTCCATGCTCAGCGCCTACTACGTGGCCTTTGTGCCGGTCTGGTTTGTGAAG AACACTCAGTACTATGACAAACGCTGGTCCTGTGAGCTCTTCCTCCTGGTCTCCATCAGCACCTCTGTGATCCTGATGCAGTACCTCCTACCTGCGCGCTACTGCGACCTGCTCCATAAAGCCGCGGCGCACCTGGGCTGCTGGCAGAAGGTCGATCCGGCCCTCTGCTCCAACGTGCTGCAGCATCA GTGGACAGAGGAGTGCATGTGGCCGCAGGGAGTGTTGGTGAAACACAGCAAGAACGTGTACAAAGCCGTGGGGCATTACAACGTGGCGGTGCCCTCGGACGTCTCGCACTTCCGCTTCCAC TTCTTTTTCAGCAAACCACTGCGAATCCTCAACATCCTGATTCTGCTGGAAGGAGCCGTCATCTTCTACCAGCTTTACTCGCTGATTTCTTCGGAGAAGTGGCACCAGACTATCTCGCTGGCTCTGATCCTCTTCAGCAATTACTACGCCTTCTTCAAGCTGCTGCGTGACCGTCTGGTGCTGGGCAAAGCCTACTCATACTCTGCCAGCAGAGACTCAGAGCAGAAGTTAAATTAA